In Bradyrhizobium erythrophlei, a single genomic region encodes these proteins:
- a CDS encoding alpha/beta fold hydrolase — translation MARANGVELCYEIFGDPAAEPLILIMGLGAQMIQWDDDFCRQLAARGFRVIRFDNRDIGQSSRLSGGKPLTALELLKLRLFKIPVKAPYRLSDMAEDTVGLMDALGITSAHLVGASMGGMIAQEIAISFPRRVRSLTSIMSTTGNPKIPGPTREATAVLMAPPPKSKEEYLARFGKTWKVLRAGSFPDDEALDPARAERTFARGLNPAGVGRQLRAILASGSRKERLRSVKAPTLVIHGTVDPLVHPAGGKDTAASIPGAKLVMIERMGHALPIQMWPQIIDAIDKHAHAASTTTMH, via the coding sequence ATGGCCCGCGCCAACGGTGTCGAGCTCTGTTACGAGATCTTCGGCGACCCTGCCGCGGAACCTCTGATCCTGATCATGGGGCTCGGAGCCCAGATGATCCAATGGGACGATGATTTCTGCCGCCAGTTGGCCGCGCGCGGCTTTCGCGTGATCCGCTTCGACAACCGCGATATCGGCCAATCCTCAAGATTGTCCGGCGGCAAGCCGCTGACCGCGCTGGAACTGCTCAAGCTGCGCCTGTTCAAGATCCCGGTGAAAGCGCCCTATCGCTTGAGCGACATGGCAGAGGACACGGTCGGCCTGATGGACGCGCTTGGTATCACGTCCGCGCATCTGGTCGGCGCTTCCATGGGCGGGATGATCGCCCAGGAAATCGCAATCTCGTTTCCACGGCGGGTGCGTTCGCTTACCTCGATCATGTCGACCACGGGCAATCCAAAAATTCCCGGCCCGACACGCGAGGCCACGGCCGTCCTGATGGCTCCGCCGCCGAAGTCGAAGGAGGAATACCTCGCGCGCTTCGGCAAGACCTGGAAGGTGCTGCGTGCCGGCTCGTTCCCGGACGACGAAGCGCTCGATCCGGCGCGTGCGGAGCGCACCTTCGCACGCGGCCTCAATCCCGCCGGCGTCGGCCGCCAACTCCGCGCCATCCTCGCTTCCGGCAGTCGCAAGGAACGGCTTCGCAGCGTGAAAGCACCAACGCTGGTGATCCACGGCACCGTCGATCCGCTGGTGCATCCCGCCGGCGGCAAGGATACGGCGGCATCGATCCCCGGCGCCAAGCTGGTCATGATCGAGCGCATGGGCCACGCTTTGCCGATCCAGATGTGGCCGCAGATCATCGATGCGATCGACAAGCACGCGCACGCGGCATCCACGACAACCATGCACTGA